In a genomic window of Myotis daubentonii chromosome X, mMyoDau2.1, whole genome shotgun sequence:
- the CD40LG gene encoding CD40 ligand, giving the protein MIETYSQPSPRPVTSGPPVSMKIFMYLLTVFLITQMIGSALFAVYLHRRLDKIEDERNLHEDFVFMKMIQRCNKGEKSLSLLNCEEIRSQFEAFVKDITGNEVKEKEKNFQQQKGDQEPQIAAHVISEASSKTASVLQWAQKGYYTMSNNLVTLENGKRLAVKRQGLYYIYAQVTFCSNREAVSQAPFIASLCLKSTSGSERILLRAANTHSSSKPCGQQSIHLGGVFELQPGASVFVNVTDPSQVSHGTGFTSFGLLKL; this is encoded by the exons ATGATCGAAACATACAGCCAACCTTCTCCCCGACCTGTGACTAGTGGACCACCCGTCAGTATGAAAATTTTCATGTATTTACTTACTGTTTTTCTTATCACCCAGATGATTGGGTCCGCACTTTTTGCTGTGTATCTTCACAGAAGACTGGACAAG ATAGAAGATGAAAGGAATCTTCATGAAGATTTTGTGTTCATGAAAATGATACAGAGGTGCAACAAAGGAGAGAAGTCCTTATCCTTACTGAACTGTGAGGAAATTAGGAGCCAGTTTGAAGCCTTTGTCAAG GATATAACGGGAAATGaagtgaaggagaaagaaaaaaactttcaaCAGCAAAAAG GTGATCAGGAACCTCAAATTGCAGCGCATGTCATAAGTGAGGCCAGTAGTAAAACAGCATCTG TTCTACAGTGGGCCCAAAAAGGATATTACACCATGAGCAACAACTTGGTAACCCTCGAAAATGGGAAACGGCTGGCTGTTAAAAGACAAGGACTCTATTATATCTATGCCCAAGTCACCTTCTGTTCCAATCGGGAAGCTGTGAGTCAAGCTCCATTTATAGCCAGCCTCTGCCTGAAGTCCACGAGTGGATCTGAGAGAATCTTACTTAGAGCGGCAAATACCCACAGTTCCTCCAAACCTTGCGGGCAACAATCCATTCACTTGGGAGGAGTATTTGAATTGCAGCCAGGTGCTTCAGTGTTTGTCAATGTGACTGATCCAAGCCAAGTGAGCCATGGGACCGGCTTCACCTCTTTTGGCTTACTCAAACTCTGA